In Archangium violaceum, the following are encoded in one genomic region:
- a CDS encoding HEAT repeat domain-containing protein has product MTRRTSLLLGTLVLGLAAVSALLWPSRPAQAPTASTRRPLSCRFSAGEELAFHVRATSSARPSETASPQQLRLEATLWWRVLEERPAVGWVVAATLTDVRLLEGGAAEAEPARLAALETPFLLQVGRDCRFGDFAFDPSVDAEARRQLQGSLQAAEIVLPPLRRAQWVSRHRDTLGAFDATYTLDASAPDDAPALSRQHGRYIASSLPLLPPQLGGRMRVDVLSSGTRATLDSKGRWVSQLSGGEHLRVWMGNKLLSDVSSQVEVERLEGARGAPAVLAHLDSGRFAWGDASASAKRSSPELPPPPDPALAAMSLDGVLADFAKKLGGGHNAVHDATQRLASYLSVHPEAIPDLIARMRGGSLPEQLHSVLFLALEKTGTLAAESGLASALTDRGLSTQDRMRAAVALQDIPRPSERTAHTLIDQARANRSDPEERQVADASLLALGALSHRVDARQPEVGQLAHDELDTRLRVARGSEELSVALDAIGNSGDERFADTLRSYTQDDSPLVRAHAARAWRRMESATLEPVLIDWLGQEQDARVRRSIADTLEEQVREGERPASPAVLAAAAARLASESDVRTRAALISLLGSAAGTDASARLALVQQFHRETVPDLQVLIGRFVRAEELR; this is encoded by the coding sequence ATGACCCGCCGCACGTCCCTGCTCCTCGGAACCCTCGTCCTCGGTCTCGCCGCCGTCTCCGCCCTGCTGTGGCCTTCCCGGCCCGCCCAGGCGCCCACGGCCTCCACCCGGCGTCCGCTCTCCTGCCGCTTCTCCGCCGGAGAGGAGCTCGCCTTCCACGTGCGCGCGACCAGCTCCGCGCGCCCGTCCGAGACCGCCTCGCCCCAGCAGCTCCGTCTGGAGGCCACCCTGTGGTGGCGGGTCCTCGAGGAGCGCCCCGCCGTGGGGTGGGTCGTGGCCGCGACCTTGACCGATGTCCGTCTGCTCGAAGGTGGCGCGGCGGAGGCCGAGCCGGCCCGCCTCGCCGCCCTCGAGACTCCCTTCCTCCTCCAGGTCGGTCGCGACTGCCGCTTCGGCGACTTCGCCTTCGACCCCTCCGTGGATGCCGAGGCGCGCCGTCAACTCCAGGGCTCGCTCCAGGCCGCGGAGATCGTCCTCCCGCCGCTCCGGCGCGCGCAGTGGGTCTCCCGTCACCGGGACACGCTCGGGGCCTTCGACGCGACCTATACGCTCGACGCCTCCGCCCCGGATGATGCCCCGGCCCTCTCGCGCCAGCATGGCCGGTACATCGCCTCCAGCCTGCCCCTGCTCCCGCCGCAGCTCGGCGGCCGGATGCGCGTCGACGTGCTCTCCTCCGGGACCCGTGCCACCCTCGACTCCAAGGGCCGCTGGGTGAGCCAGCTCAGTGGTGGTGAGCACCTGCGCGTGTGGATGGGCAACAAGCTCCTCAGCGACGTGAGCTCCCAGGTGGAAGTGGAGCGTCTGGAGGGTGCACGGGGAGCTCCGGCCGTGCTGGCCCACCTCGACTCCGGGCGCTTCGCCTGGGGGGATGCCTCCGCCAGTGCGAAGCGCTCCTCCCCCGAGCTGCCGCCTCCGCCGGATCCGGCCCTGGCTGCCATGTCGCTCGATGGCGTGCTCGCCGATTTCGCCAAAAAGCTCGGAGGGGGCCACAACGCCGTGCACGACGCGACCCAGCGCCTGGCCAGCTACCTGTCCGTCCACCCGGAGGCCATCCCGGACCTGATCGCCCGCATGCGCGGCGGCAGCCTGCCCGAGCAGCTCCACTCCGTGCTGTTCCTGGCCCTGGAGAAGACCGGCACGCTCGCGGCCGAGAGCGGGCTCGCCTCGGCTCTCACCGACCGGGGTCTGAGCACCCAGGACCGCATGCGCGCCGCTGTCGCCCTGCAGGACATTCCTCGTCCCTCCGAGCGCACCGCGCACACCCTCATCGACCAGGCGCGTGCCAATCGCTCGGACCCCGAGGAGCGGCAGGTAGCCGACGCTTCCCTGCTGGCGCTCGGGGCGCTCTCCCATCGCGTCGATGCCCGTCAGCCCGAGGTGGGCCAACTGGCCCACGACGAGCTCGACACGCGCCTGCGAGTCGCCCGCGGGAGCGAGGAACTCTCGGTGGCGCTCGATGCCATCGGCAACTCCGGCGACGAGCGCTTCGCCGACACGCTCCGCTCCTATACCCAGGACGACTCGCCGCTGGTGCGCGCCCATGCCGCCCGGGCCTGGCGCCGCATGGAGTCCGCCACGCTGGAGCCGGTGCTCATCGACTGGCTCGGCCAGGAGCAGGATGCCCGCGTGCGCCGGTCCATCGCCGATACGCTCGAAGAGCAGGTTCGTGAGGGGGAGCGGCCCGCTTCGCCCGCCGTCCTCGCCGCCGCCGCGGCGCGTCTCGCCTCGGAGTCGGATGTGCGCACTCGCGCCGCGCTCATCTCCCTGCTGGGCTCCGCCGCGGGTACCGATGCCTCCGCCCGGCTCGCGCTCGTCCAGCAGTTCCATCGAGAGACCGTGCCCGACCTGCAGGTGCTCATCGGCCGCTTCGTGCGCGCGGAGGAACTCCGCTAA
- the sitA5 gene encoding SitA5 family polymorphic toxin codes for MRATRRRSSRESPWRAGTGFLALIVLVLHVACATRAPMGSRGGLSAPKQRAIRPESLPLDQVVVVAVDVLEPGGSPRVVPVTRAEFQRAVQQLGSHLRVEGTPQEAAQRMLQAMPEEELLAEVYRGRVLSMVPLDDKGPLVPKAEAALRARYLSWCEGRGGGDCLGLFDDGPYLRTDDRRTLALALAFGSVLDETRDALGRELSPRAVLSSLVWAAGLYLALWLVPEPSTKTVAAALSVILVAWLGVDSVWGLVDGWTRMATRAHEATTFAELREAGEELGRVIGTDVARALILAVATLSGRTLGDVAARIQSLPRYGLMQAQWEAQGFRVPVTEVVEQVVAVETVVASSERALAILTSPQAPLAGAMLSHNSAASAAVASRGHSGTIAIRHRGGNQQVILGNGQRWHLPRGKWLNDIPVEDKLGDELQAAANRIAKEWGPDKLTPAEWDVIEEARKLGNHRSVAHLEGLARGRWVHRRLKSEFQHLVWNQRGVDVVDPRPGGCQYEVLSGTVENFGVHGRRMSGELFRMIFF; via the coding sequence GTGCGTGCAACTCGGCGGCGGAGTTCTCGGGAATCACCGTGGCGGGCGGGGACAGGCTTCCTGGCCCTGATAGTCCTCGTCCTCCACGTCGCATGTGCCACGCGTGCTCCCATGGGCAGCAGGGGAGGGCTGTCGGCTCCGAAGCAGCGCGCGATCCGCCCGGAATCCCTCCCGCTCGATCAGGTGGTTGTCGTCGCGGTGGATGTGCTCGAGCCTGGAGGCTCCCCTCGGGTGGTACCCGTGACGAGGGCGGAGTTTCAGCGGGCGGTACAGCAGCTTGGTAGCCACCTCCGAGTGGAGGGGACGCCCCAAGAGGCCGCGCAGCGGATGCTCCAGGCCATGCCGGAGGAGGAACTGCTCGCTGAAGTTTATCGTGGCCGCGTCCTCAGCATGGTGCCCCTGGACGACAAGGGCCCCCTCGTCCCCAAGGCCGAAGCGGCGCTGCGGGCCAGGTACCTGAGTTGGTGCGAGGGCCGCGGTGGTGGTGATTGCCTGGGCCTCTTCGACGATGGGCCCTATTTGCGCACGGATGACCGGCGCACGTTGGCGCTGGCCCTGGCCTTCGGCTCCGTGCTGGACGAGACGAGGGATGCCCTGGGGCGGGAGCTGAGCCCCCGCGCGGTGCTCTCTTCGTTGGTATGGGCTGCCGGACTGTATCTCGCGCTCTGGCTGGTCCCCGAGCCGAGTACCAAGACAGTGGCCGCGGCTCTGTCGGTGATTCTCGTGGCCTGGTTGGGGGTGGATTCGGTGTGGGGGCTCGTGGATGGGTGGACCCGCATGGCTACCCGGGCCCACGAGGCCACCACGTTCGCCGAGCTGCGAGAGGCGGGCGAGGAGCTCGGGAGGGTGATTGGGACGGATGTGGCCAGGGCACTGATTCTAGCGGTGGCCACGTTGAGCGGGCGCACGCTCGGAGACGTGGCGGCGCGGATTCAATCACTGCCGAGATACGGCCTGATGCAGGCGCAGTGGGAGGCCCAGGGCTTCCGGGTGCCGGTGACGGAAGTCGTGGAGCAGGTAGTGGCGGTGGAGACGGTCGTGGCCTCGTCGGAGCGTGCCCTCGCCATCCTCACGTCTCCGCAGGCGCCCCTCGCCGGGGCGATGCTCAGCCACAACAGTGCCGCGAGCGCCGCGGTGGCTTCTCGAGGTCACTCGGGAACCATCGCCATACGGCATCGGGGCGGCAACCAGCAGGTCATCCTCGGCAACGGTCAGCGGTGGCACCTCCCACGAGGCAAGTGGCTCAACGACATACCCGTGGAGGACAAGCTGGGGGATGAACTGCAGGCAGCGGCCAATCGGATAGCGAAGGAATGGGGGCCCGACAAGCTGACTCCCGCTGAATGGGATGTCATCGAGGAGGCGCGCAAACTGGGCAACCACCGGAGTGTCGCCCATCTGGAGGGGCTGGCTCGTGGGCGCTGGGTACATCGACGGTTGAAGTCCGAGTTCCAGCACCTGGTCTGGAACCAGAGAGGCGTGGACGTAGTGGACCCGAGGCCGGGAGGGTGCCAATACGAGGTGCTCTCCGGGACGGTGGAGAACTTCGGAGTGCACGGCCGGCGAATGTCCGGTGAGCTCTTCCGGATGATCTTTTTCTGA
- a CDS encoding reprolysin-like metallopeptidase, with translation MRWRFGQLVFFGLLGACTSSEPPPATPPASCWTALDEAALASPWRAPWLTVGETPLDEQGLGGQVDGELGTNARGVALRVSAPDGKAACVQLDEVRDAAGGNWVTPPASLEDYGPYCRSCPERVSVGVGAGLYVLPSGEPPPPETSRLQVRVAARECSTFLPTRPGEHPERLRIEALTLPEVEETREGVVLLEVAITSGSVFHEDGAPLPEALVAALDEVNALLRPGRLSVRPVRVRRVDVKDPLDLQRGDHTALERFHGTLHACDEGGSAPDDGWVPLVLAGCMRLTDPVLKKTNEPEGFVPRIPDGLAAPGRAHGVFIRGRGCREGSPRISWPTGYLARLIAHELGHYLGLYHSVEEDGTTDLLDDTGADNLMSYRPSTTGTPAFSASQFRIMRRHPAVRWEE, from the coding sequence GTGAGGTGGCGTTTTGGGCAACTCGTGTTTTTCGGGCTGCTCGGAGCCTGCACTTCGAGCGAGCCCCCACCCGCCACGCCGCCCGCTTCCTGCTGGACCGCGCTCGACGAAGCCGCCCTGGCGAGTCCGTGGCGGGCCCCCTGGCTGACGGTGGGAGAGACACCGCTCGATGAGCAGGGCCTGGGGGGTCAGGTGGATGGGGAGCTCGGAACGAACGCGCGGGGCGTGGCCCTCCGGGTATCCGCGCCGGACGGAAAGGCGGCCTGCGTCCAGCTCGACGAGGTGAGGGACGCGGCCGGGGGAAACTGGGTGACCCCGCCAGCCTCGCTCGAGGATTACGGCCCGTACTGCCGGAGCTGCCCCGAGCGAGTCTCGGTCGGGGTGGGAGCGGGTCTCTACGTGCTGCCCTCGGGAGAACCGCCACCGCCGGAGACCTCACGCCTCCAGGTGCGTGTCGCCGCGCGCGAGTGCTCCACCTTCCTACCCACGAGGCCCGGCGAGCACCCGGAGCGCCTGCGCATCGAGGCGCTGACCCTGCCCGAGGTGGAGGAGACACGCGAAGGGGTGGTGCTCCTGGAGGTGGCCATCACCTCCGGCTCCGTCTTCCACGAGGACGGCGCTCCCCTGCCCGAGGCCCTCGTCGCGGCGCTCGACGAGGTGAACGCCCTCCTGCGTCCAGGGCGGCTCTCGGTGCGACCAGTGCGCGTCCGCCGGGTGGACGTGAAGGATCCGCTCGACTTGCAGCGAGGCGACCACACAGCGCTCGAGCGATTCCACGGCACATTGCACGCATGTGACGAGGGGGGAAGCGCCCCCGATGACGGCTGGGTCCCGCTGGTGCTCGCGGGATGCATGCGCCTCACCGACCCGGTGCTGAAGAAGACGAACGAGCCGGAGGGCTTCGTGCCGCGCATCCCGGATGGCCTGGCCGCGCCGGGGCGGGCGCATGGCGTCTTCATCCGGGGTCGGGGTTGCCGCGAGGGCTCACCGCGCATCTCGTGGCCGACGGGGTACCTCGCTCGGCTCATCGCACACGAGCTGGGCCACTACCTCGGCCTGTACCACTCCGTCGAGGAGGACGGGACGACCGACCTCCTCGACGACACGGGCGCCGACAACCTCATGAGCTACCGCCCGTCGACTACGGGCACGCCGGCCTTCAGCGCGAGCCAGTTCCGCATCATGCGCCGGCACCCGGCGGTGCGCTGGGAAGAGTAG
- a CDS encoding RNA polymerase sigma factor, which produces MSRTDSQQIASLFDQHGPRVYRRALRLLGNPADAEEATQEIFIRALRAAQGFRQQSQMTTWLYQITTHYCLNLIRDRTRRAELHEEHVAPMVDGTDKPDPAHPDDLLLLRRLLSTADERQAAAAVYVFLDGMSHEEAAEVLGVSKRTVGNLLERFQAWAGAQVSQQPPEPKKSGFLGFGRRRS; this is translated from the coding sequence GTGAGCCGAACCGACTCACAGCAGATTGCCTCGCTCTTCGACCAGCACGGGCCCCGTGTGTACCGCCGTGCCCTGCGGTTGCTGGGCAACCCCGCCGATGCCGAGGAGGCCACGCAGGAGATCTTCATCCGCGCCCTCCGCGCCGCCCAGGGCTTCCGGCAACAGAGCCAGATGACGACGTGGCTGTATCAGATCACCACTCACTACTGCCTGAACCTCATCCGCGACCGCACGCGGCGCGCCGAGCTCCATGAGGAGCATGTGGCACCGATGGTGGACGGCACCGACAAGCCCGACCCGGCGCACCCCGATGACCTGCTGCTCCTCCGGCGGTTGCTCTCGACCGCCGACGAGCGCCAGGCCGCCGCCGCCGTGTACGTCTTCCTCGACGGCATGTCGCACGAGGAGGCCGCCGAGGTTCTCGGCGTGTCCAAGCGCACGGTGGGCAATCTGCTCGAACGGTTCCAGGCCTGGGCGGGGGCGCAGGTGTCGCAGCAGCCCCCGGAGCCCAAGAAGTCAGGTTTCCTGGGATTCGGAAGGAGGCGTTCATGA
- a CDS encoding anti-sigma factor family protein: MNPPDFGALRTGRPDCPSDFTLDRLHAGELPKEDTLKAERHVAGCVECGARMTERRAGFGAIEGVDPRVMLARIRTGLDKPAPLPERLLGWLRQRSAPFAAAAAAAVVLLVVSTQQVRPPENRAKGSLALHVFRFAGDHSEETVSGGAFKPGDRLRFVVDLPAEGHVTVLGVESSGALYTAWPFEPGVQTRFAEGTGIALPGAVSLDEKPGRETLYLVHCPVEVGPPNCTSQGAIAAPVCPAGCVTTPFILVKAP; this comes from the coding sequence ATGAACCCGCCCGACTTCGGTGCCCTGAGGACGGGGCGCCCGGATTGTCCGTCTGACTTCACGCTGGATCGGCTCCACGCGGGTGAGCTTCCCAAGGAGGACACCCTGAAGGCCGAGCGTCACGTCGCGGGCTGCGTGGAGTGTGGCGCGCGCATGACGGAGCGCCGGGCCGGCTTCGGTGCCATCGAGGGTGTGGACCCGCGCGTGATGCTGGCGCGCATCCGGACCGGGCTCGACAAGCCCGCTCCACTCCCCGAGCGGCTCCTCGGCTGGTTACGCCAGCGGAGCGCCCCATTCGCGGCGGCGGCCGCCGCGGCCGTCGTCCTCCTGGTGGTCAGCACCCAGCAGGTGCGGCCTCCGGAGAATCGAGCGAAGGGCTCCCTCGCGCTGCACGTGTTCCGGTTCGCGGGCGACCACTCGGAGGAGACGGTCAGCGGGGGTGCCTTCAAGCCTGGAGATCGGCTCCGCTTCGTCGTCGACCTGCCGGCGGAGGGCCATGTGACGGTGCTCGGTGTCGAGTCGTCCGGGGCGCTCTATACCGCGTGGCCCTTCGAGCCCGGGGTGCAGACGCGCTTCGCCGAGGGCACCGGCATCGCGCTCCCCGGCGCGGTGTCGCTCGACGAGAAGCCGGGCCGCGAGACCCTCTACCTCGTGCACTGTCCGGTCGAGGTGGGTCCGCCGAACTGCACCTCCCAGGGAGCCATCGCCGCGCCCGTGTGCCCCGCCGGTTGTGTGACCACTCCGTTCATCCTGGTGAAGGCACCATGA
- a CDS encoding caspase family protein, whose product MSLGRAVLLWLVLGVLAPFTARALPEHTWVVAIGHNDGAPNEVSLLYAEQDARALSNVLREYGGISSRRTLLLLGEDAASVRRALQDVNAAIRARAGEGHPTALVVFYSGHADAAALHLGGTELPLEELKTLVQGSPAGVRLLVLDACRSGTVTRVKGVNAAESFDITLSNEVATEGLAIITSSGASEASQESDRLSGSFFTHHLVNALRGAADEDDDGKVTLTEAYGYTYAQTLRSSGQTVALQHPTYSWEVKGRGELVLSTPAEPRGRSGRLRLGEAALYLIMEGRQGGPVVAEASPQGQRRELSLPAGNYFVQQRKADEYREYQVALAAGSVVELAKLPFETVRYDRLVRRRGGPKPYTQHLSLLGGARGQMLVGEGITPQFQLGYGLDFEWGSIGARLRGMTIQGPGSDGLLVRRHDELGLGLTLLRFVDLKPVSVAFGLFVEGVLHRQVFDSDRLVTNRRAWGAGFGGILLVERYLGAGMSLRLEGGPVSGLFPHAVVKGGEEVDRELLTPLTWWGTGGIVWRW is encoded by the coding sequence ATGAGCCTCGGGAGGGCGGTGCTCCTGTGGCTCGTCCTCGGGGTGCTCGCGCCCTTCACGGCCCGGGCCCTCCCCGAACACACCTGGGTCGTGGCCATCGGTCACAACGACGGCGCCCCCAACGAGGTGAGCCTGCTGTACGCCGAGCAGGACGCCCGGGCCCTCTCCAACGTCCTGCGTGAGTACGGAGGCATCTCCTCCCGGCGCACGCTGCTGTTGCTCGGAGAGGACGCGGCCTCGGTCCGGCGCGCGCTCCAGGACGTGAACGCCGCCATCCGCGCCCGGGCCGGCGAGGGTCATCCCACCGCGCTCGTGGTCTTCTATTCGGGCCATGCCGACGCGGCGGCGCTCCACCTCGGAGGCACCGAGCTGCCGCTCGAGGAGCTGAAGACGCTGGTCCAGGGCTCGCCCGCGGGGGTGCGCCTGCTCGTGCTCGATGCGTGCCGCTCGGGGACGGTGACGCGCGTGAAGGGCGTCAACGCCGCGGAGAGCTTCGACATCACCCTGAGCAACGAGGTGGCCACCGAGGGCCTGGCCATCATCACCTCGAGCGGCGCGAGCGAGGCGAGCCAGGAGTCGGATCGGCTCAGTGGCTCGTTTTTCACCCACCACCTGGTGAACGCGCTGCGCGGCGCGGCCGACGAGGATGACGACGGCAAGGTGACGCTGACCGAGGCGTATGGCTACACCTATGCGCAGACGCTCCGCTCGAGCGGGCAGACGGTGGCGCTCCAGCACCCGACCTACTCCTGGGAGGTGAAGGGGCGCGGCGAGCTCGTGCTGTCGACACCGGCCGAGCCGCGAGGGCGCTCGGGCCGGCTGCGGCTCGGCGAGGCCGCGCTCTACCTCATCATGGAGGGACGGCAGGGGGGACCGGTGGTGGCGGAGGCCTCGCCACAGGGCCAGCGGCGGGAGCTGTCCCTGCCCGCGGGCAACTACTTCGTGCAGCAGCGCAAGGCCGACGAGTACCGCGAGTACCAGGTGGCCCTCGCCGCGGGCTCCGTGGTGGAGCTCGCCAAGCTGCCCTTCGAGACCGTCCGCTATGACCGGCTCGTGCGTCGCCGTGGCGGCCCGAAGCCCTACACGCAGCACCTCAGCCTGCTCGGAGGAGCCCGGGGGCAGATGCTCGTGGGCGAGGGCATCACGCCCCAGTTCCAGCTCGGCTATGGGCTCGACTTCGAGTGGGGTTCCATCGGCGCGCGGCTGCGCGGAATGACGATCCAGGGCCCCGGCTCCGACGGGCTGCTGGTGCGCCGCCACGACGAGCTCGGGCTGGGGCTGACCCTGCTGCGCTTCGTCGACCTCAAGCCCGTGAGCGTGGCGTTCGGGCTCTTCGTCGAGGGAGTGCTCCACCGGCAGGTCTTCGACTCGGACCGGCTCGTCACGAACCGGCGGGCCTGGGGCGCGGGCTTTGGCGGCATCCTGCTGGTGGAGAGATATCTCGGCGCGGGAATGTCCCTCCGCCTCGAGGGCGGGCCGGTGAGCGGGCTCTTCCCTCATGCCGTGGTCAAGGGCGGGGAGGAAGTGGACCGCGAGCTGCTGACGCCCCTCACCTGGTGGGGCACGGGAGGAATCGTATGGCGCTGGTGA